CGGTGACGGAACTATCCTTTCCAATCTGTTTTTGTTAGTTCTCTCTCCTCTGAACTTTATCCGTAATCGTGAGGGCACGGATTCGGCCAGATCGCGATTGATGGTTTCTGAAGTTAGAGAGGCTGCTATGTCCCATAGATTTCCAGAACTCAATCTACGCCGTACAGGTAGACAAGGCGATCCGATTGCTCGTTTTACTATTCATCAATTTCTCTCACAGCATTACATCAATCTGTTTACCAAACTTGAAGAATATCTGACTTCGGAAGGCGAACAGTATTGGGCTGACATTCAAAAACTCTCCCGACGAAGCGCCAGAGAAGATTTGAATTCATGGGCCTTTGCCACCCTTTATCCAAACACAGTTCGTTATGCCATATTCATCTCGCTTTACAACCAGTTCGAGTTCGCTATGAACGAGGCGTGCACCGAATTGGAAAAGGATTATCCAAACGATGTGAAGCTGTCGGATTTGAAAGATAAAGGAATCAATCGTGCCTATACCTACATCAAGAAGGTCGTTGGGATACCGCAACCATTCGAAGCGGCCTCCTGGAAGAAACTCAAAGATCTTAATGCTCTTCGGAATCTCATTGTTCACAATGATTCCAACATCACCGATAAGAACCGACAGGTTGAAGCCATAAAAGCAATTGAAAGAATCAGTGCCTGGGCACCCGTAACCATGCAAGAAACCAAAGTCGTTCTTTCCAAGGATTTCATGGAACGAGTGAATCGTTTTCTTTATGAACAGGTCCAGTACATCGGGGAAAAGCTACAGGCGGCGGGATGGGAGTGAGGTAAGCTTGACCAGCCTCATTCGTCGATCCATTTCTTGTGGGTAAAGTGTAGGTAGCGATAGGTGTACGATCGAGTCTTACTGGGATTGAAAGGAAGGGCGGAATCCCTGGTGGTGTTTATCCGCGGGCGGCAATGAAGAAGGCTGCGCCTGAAGAGCCGGCGGTTCAACCGAAGGTCGGTTAGAAGAGAAAAGACACTTGAGGTGTCTCTCCGGTGGCGTCAGTTACGATAAGGCGCAAAATAGCCACCGGTTCAAGCGAAGCTTGGTATAGAGGAGCTACGCCCGGTGAGCGGCGGGTACAACCGAGAGATCGGAAGGATGTTAAAACAAATAGGGTCAGGCATGAGTATTGACTTACAGAGGCCCCGAGAAGAACCAGGAGGACGAAGGCCGGGCTTCTCATTGTTTCCTTCTCAACGCTCTCCGAATCGCCTATGCATCAGAGTTAGCGATAACCCTTGTGATTGTCACAGCAACGTCTGAAGTTTGCTGAGTGTATCCGCGATCACGCCAACCGGGGCAGTCCCTTTTTTCACCGCTTTCCGGGCTTTCCAATCCAGACTCTTAACCTGGTCCGCGAGCACGACACTTTTCTGATCCGGTTCACCCGGAATCACCACCTCGAAGGGATAGTCCTTCCGCTGACTAGTCATCGGGCAACACAGCATGAGCCCGCTGCGGCGATTGTAGCTGGCCGGAGAAAGCACAAGGGCTGGTCGATGTCCGGCCTGTTCATGGCCCACTTGTGGACTAAACTGCAGCCAGACGATGTCGCCACGGTCCGGCACATAAGGCCGCCGGCTCTTCACAACGCCTCTCGGCCCACTGGCCCGCCGAAGTCAATCTCTCTGTGGACGTTACGCGGGGTGATCCGCCTGACCAGATCTTCGAGCCGATAGACACGACGCAAGTGCGGCCTTAGCACAAGCGCGCCTTTTCGTACTTCGATCTCCAGATCATCTTTCACCTTGAGCCCCGCCTGCTGGGCAATGCTCTTCGGTACTCGGATGGCCAAGCTGTTGCCCCACTTCTGGGCGGTGGTTTTCATCTCTGCCGACCTCCATTCCTTAGAGTAGATACGGTGTAGATACTACTTGAGATCGTAAAGCGGTTCAATCGAGGCAAACCGACCAGTGAGGTGGCTCCGCTTGTTTGGACAGAATCTTTCAGTTCTTAAGTGGCGCCTCGCGGTGTTTTGCCTACGCGGCAGTGTGCCGTGCGGGCAGGTTGTCAAAGTACACGCGATCCGGCGTCCGCCCGTCAAGAGCCCGATGGGGTCTCGTCTGGTTATAGAAAGTCAGGTAGCGTCCTAACCCCTGTTGGGCCGTGGTAACGGTCTCGTAGGCGTGGAGATAGACCTCTTCATATTTGAGGCTCCGCCACAGCCGTTCGACGAACACATTGTCGCGCCAACGCCCGGTTCCATCCATACTGATCTGAATGCCGTGGGCTGTCAGAAGCCCGGTGAATTCCTGACTGGTGAACTGACAGCCTTGATCGGTGTTGAAGATCTCCGGGCAACCATACCGGGTGATCGCCTCCCGCACGGCTTCCACGCAGAAGTCCGTCGTCAACGTATTGGACAGCCGCCACGCCAGCACCCGGCGACTGGCCCAGTCCAGGATGGCACAGAGATAGACGAAGCCGCGCTGCATCGGGATGTAGGTGATATCCGCCGCCCACACGTGGTTCGGACGCGTGATCGTGAGCTGGCGCAGCAGATAGGGATAGATCCGGTGGGCGGGATGCCGGTGACTGGTGCGGGGTTTGCGGTAGACTGCCGTGATCCCCATGCGCCGCATCAGCGTCGCCACATGGCGCCGTCCGACTCCATGGCCCTCGCCCCGGAGGACATCCCGGAGCATCCGGGCGCCGGCAAACGGATACTGCAGATGCAGTTCGTCAACCCGGCGCATCAGGGCCAGCGTCTCCGACGACACCGGCACGGGCTGGTAGTAGACCGTGGACCGGGCCAGCTTCAGCAGTTGGCATTGCCGCCCGATTGGTAATTGATGCGTGCGATCGATCATCGCTTTGCGCTCAGCAAGCCCGCCTTGATGAGCGCGCCTTCTAAAAAATCATTCTCCAACGCCAGTTGCCCGATCTTCGCATGAAGCGTCTTGAGATCCGGTGCCTCCGACGACGGTTTCGTCCCGCCAAACACGTCCGCCGCCCGGCCCACCAGTTGCTGCTTCCATTCGGTGATCTGAGTGGGGTGGACGCTGAATTGCTCGGCCAACTCGGCGAGCGTCTTGTCGCCTTTGACCGCGGCCAATGCGACCTGCGCCTTGAAGGTGGCGCCATGATTCCGTCTCGTGCGTTTCATTGCCTCGCTCCTCTCGTCGGCCACCTCGCGGTGGCGGTGGTGAAGCCAGGCTACCACTTACCACACTGTCCGAATTTCCGGAGCCCCCTCTCAGAACAATCTCGTTCAATGCTGGAACGGGAAGAAACCTGAGCCGGGCCGAGTTTGACCGACACTTCAAAAGGGAACACGATAGGCCCCCGAGGAGGTACCACATTGGCCAACGACGACGGTTCACGCCAGAGTTCAAACGACGGGAGATCCAGTTGCTGAATTCAATCGTGGTATAAGATTGGGAAGGATGCTAACGGGGTTTCTCCGCTGGCGTCAATGAAGAGAGGCTACGCCTGAAGAGCCCGCCGTACACGCCAAGCAAGAGTCATCAGAAGGGAAAGAACACTGGTGGTGTTTCTCCGGCCGCGCAATGAAGAGGGACTTCGGCCGATGAGCGGCCGGTACAACCGAAGGTTGGTATGGCGGAGAGGGAGGGATATGAAGTCGCGCTCCTACAGAGGGGGCCAGCCCCCTCGTACGCTCTCCATGCGGGGGACACATCCCCCGCAGACCCCCTGTTCAAATCCCTCCCTCTTTACTTGCTTTCCGGCGATGAAATGGCTCCAATGGCGGACCAATCGAAAGGAAGAAAGGAATTCCTTGAGGTACTTCTCCGGCCGCCTAATGAAGAGAGGCTGCGCCTGAAGAGCCGGCGGCTCAAGCAACAAATCGGAAGGATGTTAAAGGTATTTCTCGGCGGGCGGCAATTGAGAGAAGCTGCGCTTGAAGAGCCCGCCGTTCACGCAAAGCGTGGTTCATGAGAAGGGGAAGAACGCTGGAGGCGTTTCTCCGGCGGCGCAAGGAAGAGCGGCTTCGCCGGGTGAGCCGCCGGCTCAAGCGAAGCTTGGTATGGCGGAGAGGGAGGGATTTGAACCCTCGGTCCAGTTACCCGGACACCGGTTTTCGAGACCGGCACGTTCGGCCACTCCGTCACCTCTCCGTTCTGGCCGTACAAGTCCGTGAAGATTACCTGGCGCGGCGGCAATTTTCAAATGGTTGTCATCGGCGGCCGTCAGTTTCCGAATATGATCGCGACAAGACCGAAACCGAATCGCGTCAGGCCGATTGAGGTGCCCGCGCTGGATGCCCGCTCGGTGCACCTGTGGACGGCGGATGTCCGGACGTTCCGTCCCGTTGTTCGGCGATTCACTCGTCTCCTTTCGGCGGAGGAACGGAAGCGGGCGGTTCGTCTGGCCGATCCGGCCCATCGGATGCACTTTATCCTCGCGCACGGATTCTTGCGTCTGGTCCTGAGCCGGTACCTCCATGCGCAACCCGAGCGACTGCGGTTTCAGTCCCACGCGAACGGCAAGCCCAGGCTGTTGAATGCAACCGACTCGTTATGTCTAGAGTTCAACCTGGCGCATTCCGGTCACATGACGATGATTGCCATAGCGAGCGGCCGGTCGGTCGGTGTGGATGTCGAGGCGCTGACTCGCCCGGTTCGGGCGCAGGCGATCGTAGAGCGATATTTTGCTCCAGCCGAACGGGCGCACTTTGCTTCGCTGCCCCGACCTCGCTATGAAAAGGAATTCATCCTGTATTGGACGGCGAAGGAGGCGGTGTTGAAGGCCACCGGTCTGGGCCTAGCCGGAGGCCTTTCACGCTGCGAGGTGATTGGTCATCCGGGAGGCCGTTCCGCGACAGCACGGCTTCAAGGGGAGGGGAAGGCGCGGTCCTGGCTGGTTCGATTTGTGCCGCTCTCGGTTGAGTGTCTCGGCGCCGTGGCTGCCGAAGGAACGGAATGGAGGGTTGGGCACTATCAACCAGACCTTCGTCTGATCCGTCGCTGGTTGGACGAACGGGAGTGAACAGGCTTGGGTGTGATCAGACCTCTGATTTCAGGCTGATGCGCTGGTCATTCCTCTCGCGCAGACTTCGAAAAAAACTCTGGAGCAGTTCCTGGCTTTCTGGTTCAAGCACCCTGCTCGCGACCTCGACCCGGTGGTTCAGCCGCTCATCCTGCGTGATGTTGAACAGCGAGCCGCAGGCCCCTGCCTTGGGATCCGGCGCGGCGAACACCA
The DNA window shown above is from Nitrospira tepida and carries:
- the mazF gene encoding endoribonuclease MazF, translating into MKSRRPYVPDRGDIVWLQFSPQVGHEQAGHRPALVLSPASYNRRSGLMLCCPMTSQRKDYPFEVVIPGEPDQKSVVLADQVKSLDWKARKAVKKGTAPVGVIADTLSKLQTLL
- a CDS encoding AbrB/MazE/SpoVT family DNA-binding domain-containing protein produces the protein MKTTAQKWGNSLAIRVPKSIAQQAGLKVKDDLEIEVRKGALVLRPHLRRVYRLEDLVRRITPRNVHREIDFGGPVGREAL
- a CDS encoding IS3 family transposase (programmed frameshift), with amino-acid sequence MKRTRRNHGATFKAQVALAAVKGDKTLAELAEQFSVHPTQITEWKQQLVGRAADVFGGTKPSSEAPDLKTLHAKIGQLALENGFFRRRAHQGGLAERKAMIDRTHQLPIGRQCQLLKLARSTVYYQPVPVSSETLALMRRVDELHLQYPFAGARMLRDVLRGEGHGVGRRHVATLMRRMGITAVYRKPRTSHRHPAHRIYPYLLRQLTITRPNHVWAADITYIPMQRGFVYLCAILDWASRRVLAWRLSNTLTTDFCVEAVREAITRYGCPEIFNTDQGCQFTSQEFTGLLTAHGIQISMDGTGRWRDNVFVERLWRSLKYEEVYLHAYETVTTAQQGLGRYLTFYNQTRPHRALDGRTPDRVYFDNLPARHTAA
- a CDS encoding 4'-phosphopantetheinyl transferase family protein, which translates into the protein MKITWRGGNFQMVVIGGRQFPNMIATRPKPNRVRPIEVPALDARSVHLWTADVRTFRPVVRRFTRLLSAEERKRAVRLADPAHRMHFILAHGFLRLVLSRYLHAQPERLRFQSHANGKPRLLNATDSLCLEFNLAHSGHMTMIAIASGRSVGVDVEALTRPVRAQAIVERYFAPAERAHFASLPRPRYEKEFILYWTAKEAVLKATGLGLAGGLSRCEVIGHPGGRSATARLQGEGKARSWLVRFVPLSVECLGAVAAEGTEWRVGHYQPDLRLIRRWLDERE